The Candidatus Effluviviaceae Genus V sp. DNA window CCGACATGGAAGCGCCCGTCTCAGTGATGGACGGCAAGGTCATGGTCGGAGACACGGGTGTCGTCAAGACCGACATCGAGGCGACGAACGGCGTCATCCACGTGATCGACGCCGTGATGATGCCCCCTGAGTAGAGCGTCTCTCTGGTTGGAACAACGCCACGAGGCATCGTGCGTCATCGGGAGCGCTGAGCGGGGAGCCCCGCCCTCACAGGGCGGGGCTCATCGCATTCGTCCGCGGCGCGTCTCGTGCCAAGCCTGAGCCGTTCTCAGGTTCTCACAGAAACGGAACACTTGATGGTCGGTCCCGTGATGCTCCGTATTGCCAATCGGGCTGGCTGGTGGTACCATGTGGAACTTGTTTGCTCTGAGGGCCTTTAATGGCGAATGAGGGCTCAGTCGGGTAGGGTCGTCCGAGTTTGAGCCGAAAGGTGAGGCCGTCTATGGATCCCGCGTGCGCGCACGGGAGTCTGGATCAGCTGCGCGAGCAGTACCCGGACAAGTTCGTGTCCGAGGAAGAGGCCTTCTCCGAGATCCATCGGGGTGACCGCATCTTCATCAGCACAGGGTGCGGCGAGCCGCAGTATCTCGTGCAGGCGCTGACGAACTTCGTCCAGAACCACCCGAACGCCATCTACGGGGCCGAGGTCTTCCACGTCTGGACGCTCGGGGTCGCACCGTACGCCGACCGCAAGCTCCAGGACCATTTCAGACACAACTCCTTCTTCATCTCGAACGCATCGCGCGAGGCGGTCAACGAGGGGATCGCCGACTACTCTCCGGTCTTCCTCTCGCAGATCCCCGACCTCCTGCATCGAGGGCAGGTTCCCGTCGACGTCGCGTTGATCCAGGTGTCGCGTCCCGACGAGCACGGCTACATGAGTCTCGGCGTCAGCGTCGACATCACGAAGGCGGCCGCTGACGAAGCGGCGCTCGTCATCGCGCAGGTCAACGCGAATCAGCCGAGGATCCACGGGGACGCGTTCGTTCACATCTCGGAGATCGACTACCTCATCGCGCACGACGAACCGATGCTCGAGTACGGGGAGACCGGCTCGAACGAGATCGCCGACGAGATCGGCAAGTACGTCGCCCGCATCGTCCAGGA harbors:
- a CDS encoding acetyl-CoA hydrolase gives rise to the protein MDPACAHGSLDQLREQYPDKFVSEEEAFSEIHRGDRIFISTGCGEPQYLVQALTNFVQNHPNAIYGAEVFHVWTLGVAPYADRKLQDHFRHNSFFISNASREAVNEGIADYSPVFLSQIPDLLHRGQVPVDVALIQVSRPDEHGYMSLGVSVDITKAAADEAALVIAQVNANQPRIHGDAFVHISEIDYLIAHDEPMLEYGETGSNEIADEIGKYVARIVQDGDTIQVGYGDIPNAVIRNLKDKKHLGIHTELIGDGLVELMKLGVVDNSRKTIDRGKAVGTFCMGHKKTYDFLDDNPGVQFRQINYTNNPLTIAQIHNMTAINSSLQI